GTTCATACTGTTCGGCTCCATGCTGGAGCAGACCGGGATGGGAAAGTTCATCATCGACCTGGCGATGGCGCTGGCTGGATGGGCGACCGGTGGACCTGCGAAGGTCGCGGTCATAAGCTCGGGGCTCATGGGCTCGATCTCAGGCTCGTCTGTCGCGAACGTATGCACCACCGGAATGTTCACAATCCCCCTGATGAAGAGCGTTGGCTACAAGCCGCACTTCGCCGGGGCGGTGGAGGCCGTCGCTTCGACCGGCGGACAGATAATGCCCCCCGTGATGGGAGCGGCCGCTTTCATCATGGCCCAGTTCATGGGAGTTCCCTACATACATGTGGCGCTCGCCGCCGTGGTGCCGGCCCTCCTGTACTACTTCGCCGTCATTATCCAGGTCCACTACGAGGCCAACAGGCTCGGATTCAAGGGCCTTCCCAGGGAACAGCTGCCGCCCCTCTTCCGTCTGCTTCGGCAGAAGGGGCACCTGCTCATCCCCCTCATCGGGATAATCTACTTCCTGATCGGGGGGTACACGCCGCTCAAAGCTGCATACAACGGTATCCTCATCACGATCGTGGTGTCGTGGCTTAACAAGGAGACCAGGATGACCCCAGCCCGGTTCCTCGCAGCGCTGGAGAGCGGTGCGAGGGCCGCGCTCGGCGTGGCCTGCGCCTGCGCCACTGTCGGCATAATAGTCGGGACCGCGACTCTCACCGGACTCGGACTGAGAATTGCAAGCGCTATTGTCACCCTCGCCGGAGGGAGCCTCATGCTCACGCTGCTGCTGACGATGGTCGCGTGCATTCTCCTGGGGGCCGGACTGCCTACCACGGCCAACTTCATAGTCACAAGCACCATGGCCGCACCGGCGCTGGCCCATCTAGGAGTGCCCCCGATGGCCGCATACATGTTCGTGCTCTACTTCGGCATAGCGGCCGACCTGAGCCCCCCCGTGGCCCTGGCGGCCTACGCGGGCGCGGGAATCGCCGGCGCCGAGCCGATGAGGACCGGCATGACCGCCGTGAAACTGGCCCTTGCGGGGTTCATAGTCCCGTTCATCTACGTCTACAACCCAATACTTGTACTGGTCGACTTCAGCCTGTTCCCGTTCATAATGGCGACTATCACGGCCCTGATCGGGGTAATGTTGCTGGGGATGACCACTATTGGTTATTACAAGGGCGAATTGAAACTGTGGAAGAGGGTTCTGGCCTTTGTGGGCGCTATAGGCCTTCTGATACCGGGATGGCAGAGCGACCTGTTCGGACTTGCTATTTTGGGCCTGATTTACATTATTCAGACCAAGACCTTTGAGAATAGCACAAGTCTATAGCCGACGGTAGTTCCCAAAATGTGTTAATATTGTCTGGTTTATTACCGTCCCGAGACATCAAGGGACGGTTTTCCTATTTCAACAAGGGGGTTTACTAATGAGCACCGACTACAAGGGCACTCTTTCTCTTCCGGAGACGGCGTTTCCAATGCGCGCAAATCTCGTCAAGAGAGAGCCGGGATTTCTGCAGTTCTGGAAGGATCAGGACATATACGGGAAGATGTTGAAAAAACGCAACGGGGCGCCGCTTTTCGTACTCCATGACGGACCTCCGTACGCGAACGGACACATCCATATAGGCACGGCGTTCAACAAGATCCTCAAGG
This DNA window, taken from Synergistaceae bacterium, encodes the following:
- a CDS encoding TRAP transporter permease; the encoded protein is LLYCYFGRSFPSLFQHRGFNIYRIVNHMYLGTEGIFGIPLSVSATFVFMFILFGSMLEQTGMGKFIIDLAMALAGWATGGPAKVAVISSGLMGSISGSSVANVCTTGMFTIPLMKSVGYKPHFAGAVEAVASTGGQIMPPVMGAAAFIMAQFMGVPYIHVALAAVVPALLYYFAVIIQVHYEANRLGFKGLPREQLPPLFRLLRQKGHLLIPLIGIIYFLIGGYTPLKAAYNGILITIVVSWLNKETRMTPARFLAALESGARAALGVACACATVGIIVGTATLTGLGLRIASAIVTLAGGSLMLTLLLTMVACILLGAGLPTTANFIVTSTMAAPALAHLGVPPMAAYMFVLYFGIAADLSPPVALAAYAGAGIAGAEPMRTGMTAVKLALAGFIVPFIYVYNPILVLVDFSLFPFIMATITALIGVMLLGMTTIGYYKGELKLWKRVLAFVGAIGLLIPGWQSDLFGLAILGLIYIIQTKTFENSTSL